TGCAGTTTCAGGCCGTGGTTACAATGCATGATACAGGGTCATGGGGCGGCTGGTCCAAGTGGGATACCATTGTCTACGGCGGCACCGAGACGAGGACGCTTACAGTGTGGTTCGGCGATACCCTGTCGATCATTGGAGATTCGATCGCGCAGACGGTACGCGCCGGCTCACTTGACGCCTACGCAACCGCCATCTTCGATCGCACTTCCACTGCGATACGCCATCTTCGCATTACCGGCAGCGGCAGCCCGTATTATGCGACCGACCGCGAGACGTATCAATTCACGATCGCGATCGATAGTCTGCCAGTCGCACAGTCGGCTGGTCCAATCCTGACGATCGATCCCGGAAGCTATGTGTGTCAAACGACGAGTAGTTATTCCTGGAGTCACCCGGGAGGTCCTGAGGGCTTCGGTGGTAACCTGACGCAAAGCAGTGGCAGCGGTAGCGACTCCGGACTTACTACGTTTGAGGTGTTGACAGCATCGAGTGGTGTTCGTATGCAGAATGCGAACAGCGGTATCCGCATCGTTTCAATCGCAGGCGGCGCAGTACAAATTGAAGCTGAACGCAACGGACCGAACGAACCGATCGAGATCTTCGATGATCTTGGAAGAATCATCTACCGTGCAAACTTCGAAGGCGGGTCGGTTCAGATTATGAACCTTTGCGCTGGCTGTTATTTCGCTCGCTTGGGAGGAACGTGTGCGAAATTCATTGTGACCGAATAAGCCGCAACACTCTGTTACAACGGCTTGAAGCGCTCGAACCCTTGCCTGCAATCGTTGCAGTAATGGATCGAGCGGCAGAGCGTCGAGCCGAACATCGATTGCATGGAGGTGTTCGCACTGCCGCAATGTGGGCACGCTACCGATTCGATCGCTGCAAGATCGAGCATTCCATCGATTTGCACTGGCGCGCCGAGACCAAACGCTTCGAGCAATTGACGACCGCGATCTGTGACACGATCGCTGGACCACGATAGCTCAGTCTCCATCTCCACCTCGGAGTTCGGAAATCCCGAGCGCGCGAGTGCCTCTTTGATGTTCGCGCGGATGTAACTCGTCGCGGGACACGATACAAACGTCGGTAGTAACCGGACGCGTACGCCATCATCGCTCACCTGCACGTTCGTAATCATTCCGAGATCGAGAACGGAGAGCGTCGGAATCTCGGGGTCCATAACGGTCCCGAGAACTTCATAGACTCTATCGCGCGCTTGCATTACCATATCGCCGCTGGATCTAACCGATACACTTCCGTCATCTCATCGAGGAGCGGTTGCAGATGCTCGGTGTGGTATCCATGACGCCCACCATACTTCGGCTCGATGGCAGTCGGAATCACGAGGCCAGCCCGTTCGATGATCGGCACGATCGTCTCCTGCCACAGTACCTGCAACTTATCTTCACCGGAGAATACGCCGTTAGTGACGAGAACTTCTTCGTAATCGCACGGCTCGAACATTCCAAGCGCATACGGCCACGCTTCGGTGAGTGCCGTCTGCATGCGTGCGCGACTCTCTTCGGTGCCCTGACCGAGTTTGGAAACCCAAAGATCGGCATGGAGCACGTGATACTTGAGTTCGCCTTTGATCTTGCGAGCGAGCGCGGCAAGCGGTGCGAACGATGATACTGTCAGCATCTCGTATCGCAACATCTCGGCATGATCGAACAAGAAATGCCGTATAAGACTAAACGCGTAATCGCCAATTGGAAGCTCGGTGAACTGCGAGGAATGAAATTGCCTCTCACCCCGGCTGAATGCGATGGCGTCCGGAAGCGACTCGCCGAACTCCTCGTGCAGCAGTTGGTAGTTCGCGACTGCGTGACCGATCTGGTCCTGCGCGATGGAGCTG
The window above is part of the Bacteroidota bacterium genome. Proteins encoded here:
- the paaD gene encoding 1,2-phenylacetyl-CoA epoxidase subunit PaaD — its product is MQARDRVYEVLGTVMDPEIPTLSVLDLGMITNVQVSDDGVRVRLLPTFVSCPATSYIRANIKEALARSGFPNSEVEMETELSWSSDRVTDRGRQLLEAFGLGAPVQIDGMLDLAAIESVACPHCGSANTSMQSMFGSTLCRSIHYCNDCRQGFERFKPL
- the paaC gene encoding 1,2-phenylacetyl-CoA epoxidase subunit PaaC, producing the protein MSEAIKDLLYRMADDELVLGHRNSEWTGLGPILEEDIAFSSIAQDQIGHAVANYQLLHEEFGESLPDAIAFSRGERQFHSSQFTELPIGDYAFSLIRHFLFDHAEMLRYEMLTVSSFAPLAALARKIKGELKYHVLHADLWVSKLGQGTEESRARMQTALTEAWPYALGMFEPCDYEEVLVTNGVFSGEDKLQVLWQETIVPIIERAGLVIPTAIEPKYGGRHGYHTEHLQPLLDEMTEVYRLDPAAIW